One Bacteroidota bacterium genomic region harbors:
- the accD gene encoding acetyl-CoA carboxylase, carboxyltransferase subunit beta: MTWYKRTESGIQSTTRRDVPVGLWIKCEGCGEIFHRSQWRAQAYTCPQCQHHQQIGSEEYFELLFDEGSGEEFNGHLRPVDRLQFVDRKPYAQRLLEAQRETGLLEAVRTATGLIHGRPAIIACMDFAFIGGSMGSVVGEKIGRAIDRAREERTPLIVISQSGGARMMESALSLMQMAKTSAKLARLAEARVPYFSVLTHPTTGGVTASYAMLGDVNIAEPGALIGFAGPRVIKQTIGSELPKGFQRAEFLLEHGFVDLIVHRKQLKQTLAHLIDLFLG; the protein is encoded by the coding sequence ATGACGTGGTACAAACGAACCGAATCCGGCATCCAGAGCACCACACGCCGCGATGTGCCGGTTGGGCTGTGGATAAAGTGCGAGGGCTGTGGGGAGATCTTTCACCGCAGCCAGTGGCGGGCGCAGGCCTACACCTGCCCCCAATGCCAACACCATCAACAGATCGGCTCAGAGGAGTACTTTGAGCTTCTCTTTGACGAGGGCTCCGGTGAGGAGTTCAACGGCCACCTGCGGCCCGTGGACCGGTTGCAGTTCGTCGATCGCAAGCCCTACGCGCAACGGCTCCTGGAGGCCCAACGGGAAACCGGCCTGCTGGAGGCTGTGCGGACCGCCACCGGGCTCATTCACGGACGTCCGGCCATCATCGCCTGCATGGATTTCGCCTTTATTGGGGGCAGCATGGGGTCCGTGGTCGGCGAAAAAATCGGGCGCGCCATCGACCGGGCCCGTGAGGAGCGCACCCCGCTTATCGTTATCTCCCAAAGCGGGGGGGCGCGCATGATGGAATCGGCCCTAAGCCTGATGCAAATGGCCAAAACGAGCGCCAAGCTGGCCCGCCTGGCCGAGGCGCGCGTGCCTTACTTTTCCGTGCTCACGCATCCGACCACGGGTGGGGTAACGGCCAGCTACGCCATGCTGGGGGACGTGAACATCGCCGAGCCGGGAGCCCTGATCGGCTTCGCCGGCCCGCGCGTAATCAAGCAGACCATCGGCAGCGAACTGCCCAAGGGTTTTCAGCGCGCCGAGTTCCTGCTCGAACACGGATTCGTAGACCTGATCGTACACCGCAAACAACTCAAGCAGACCCTGGCCCATCTGATCGATCTGTTCCTGGGCTAG
- the tsaB gene encoding tRNA (adenosine(37)-N6)-threonylcarbamoyltransferase complex dimerization subunit type 1 TsaB yields MRRNAGRPYLWPVMPAEADRPIRILALETATAVASVALLEDERTRLLWVLERPQAHAERLVPAIAEALAHAGWAYADLSAVAVSAGPGSYTGLRIGASTAKGLCLACDLALIAVPTLEALAWGVSPLAAHLRASVLALLDARRQNVYAALYEPADSGPLLRWGPELLSVEALPERIPEPVLLVGNGAAKSAPVLRSSGISPISLPDPWMRPSAEWVGQRAFGRFRSGQRADIASFEPLYLRDFVPGSPRDPFA; encoded by the coding sequence GTGCGCCGAAATGCTGGAAGACCTTACCTTTGGCCTGTCATGCCGGCCGAAGCAGATCGACCGATCCGGATTTTGGCCTTGGAAACGGCTACGGCCGTAGCCAGCGTGGCGCTTCTGGAGGACGAGCGCACCCGTCTGCTTTGGGTGCTGGAGCGCCCGCAGGCGCACGCAGAGCGGCTTGTGCCGGCCATTGCGGAGGCCTTAGCCCACGCGGGATGGGCGTATGCGGATTTGAGCGCGGTAGCCGTCTCCGCCGGGCCGGGCTCATATACGGGCTTGCGCATCGGGGCGAGCACGGCCAAGGGGCTATGCTTGGCCTGCGATCTAGCGCTCATAGCCGTGCCCACCCTGGAAGCCCTCGCTTGGGGGGTTAGCCCCCTTGCGGCCCACCTGCGGGCCAGTGTGCTCGCCCTGCTGGATGCGCGCCGGCAAAACGTATATGCCGCCTTGTACGAGCCAGCCGACAGCGGGCCCCTTCTGCGCTGGGGACCGGAGCTGCTTTCGGTTGAGGCGCTTCCGGAGCGAATCCCAGAGCCCGTGCTGCTTGTGGGCAACGGAGCGGCCAAGAGCGCACCCGTGCTGCGCAGCTCGGGGATCAGCCCAATTTCGCTGCCCGATCCCTGGATGCGCCCCTCCGCCGAATGGGTGGGGCAGCGGGCCTTTGGCCGATTTCGGTCCGGTCAGCGAGCCGATATCGCTTCTTTTGAGCCCCTGTACTTGCGAGATTTTGTCCCCGGATCGCCTCGAGATCCCTTTGCGTAA
- a CDS encoding primosomal replication protein, with the protein MRTQHETPWYVRVGRLLSWSGLVLWLGALIAFGYAVAPLHFTLLKEIGTSAQVIDGQPGSYGPRTVAGYLTGAVLERIRTLEFWGAAALAVGTALLWLGRRHRPRWLLARSLFVGLMVGTFAVYAGAIAPQMEALRRELRSFDLPAEQDKRPARAQFERLHRWYSRLAGATLVLGISLLGLSGLDTHARASRRAS; encoded by the coding sequence ATGCGGACGCAACACGAAACCCCCTGGTACGTTCGGGTGGGCCGGCTGCTCAGCTGGTCTGGCCTTGTTCTGTGGCTCGGAGCCCTGATAGCGTTTGGCTACGCCGTAGCTCCCCTCCACTTTACCCTGCTGAAGGAGATCGGGACAAGCGCCCAAGTGATCGACGGTCAGCCGGGCTCCTATGGGCCCCGCACCGTGGCCGGATATCTGACGGGCGCGGTGCTGGAGCGGATTCGCACCCTGGAGTTCTGGGGTGCAGCCGCCCTCGCGGTGGGCACAGCGCTTCTGTGGCTTGGGCGTCGCCACAGGCCCCGGTGGCTGCTTGCGCGCTCCCTTTTTGTGGGGCTCATGGTGGGAACCTTTGCCGTTTACGCCGGAGCGATCGCCCCGCAGATGGAGGCGCTGCGTCGGGAGTTGCGGAGCTTCGACCTGCCGGCGGAACAAGACAAGCGGCCTGCGCGTGCCCAATTTGAGCGGCTGCACCGCTGGTATAGCCGCCTGGCTGGAGCAACCTTAGTGCTGGGCATCAGCCTGTTGGGGTTAAGCGGACTTGATACGCATGCGCGTGCTTCCCGAAGAGCCTCCTGA
- the lysS gene encoding lysine--tRNA ligase has product MNDPHHMEAYPTDPEATLSEQERRRRQELAMLRARGIDPYPAEGFPVSARSAEILTRFRDPDTLDEQGQVPAEQRWYVAVAGRIMSQRIMGKAMFFHIQDETGRIQIYARRDELGAEFYDEVLRKLLDIGDIVGVRGWVFRTRTGEISVHATEVKLLAKSLRPLPLPKEKDGKIYHPFQDKEQRYRFRYVDLIVNPGVREVFRKRTRMIRVIRDFLDARGYLEVETPVLQPLYGGATARPFVTYHNALGMHLYLRIADELYLKRLIVGGFEGVYEIGKDFRNEGISRFHNPEFTMLELYVAYKDYLWMMELTEELLETVARELHGSTQVRWGDRIIDFQRPWRRVSFFDALKEAIGYDCYGLSREELAELARSLGVSVDPSMGAGKILDDLFSTFVEPTCIQPTIVMDYPLELSPLAKRHRSKPGLVERFEVLCNGKELCNAFSELNDPIDQRERFLEQARLRAQGDEEAMELDEDFLRALEYGMPPTAGLGIGIDRLAMIMTGQESIRDVILFPHMRPLESYRGASAAFSSPAQDGADPHAEHPR; this is encoded by the coding sequence ATGAACGATCCCCACCATATGGAGGCGTATCCGACAGATCCCGAGGCGACGCTCTCCGAGCAAGAGCGACGCCGTCGTCAAGAGCTGGCCATGCTGCGCGCCCGCGGCATCGATCCCTATCCCGCGGAGGGCTTCCCGGTTAGCGCCCGCTCGGCGGAGATCTTGACCCGGTTTCGGGACCCCGATACCCTGGACGAGCAGGGCCAAGTCCCGGCAGAGCAGCGCTGGTACGTGGCCGTGGCCGGGCGCATCATGAGCCAGCGTATTATGGGCAAGGCCATGTTCTTTCACATCCAAGACGAGACCGGACGCATCCAGATCTACGCCCGACGCGACGAGCTGGGGGCGGAGTTTTACGACGAGGTGCTCAGAAAGCTTCTCGACATCGGCGACATCGTGGGGGTCCGGGGCTGGGTGTTTCGCACCCGGACCGGGGAGATCTCCGTACACGCCACGGAGGTCAAGCTACTGGCCAAATCCCTGCGTCCGCTTCCCTTGCCCAAGGAAAAAGACGGCAAGATCTACCATCCCTTTCAGGACAAGGAGCAGCGCTACCGGTTCCGCTACGTGGACCTGATCGTAAACCCCGGGGTGCGGGAGGTCTTTCGCAAGCGGACCCGGATGATCCGGGTGATCCGCGATTTTCTTGACGCCCGGGGCTATTTGGAGGTCGAAACCCCCGTGCTTCAGCCCCTCTACGGCGGAGCCACGGCCCGTCCCTTTGTGACCTACCATAATGCGTTGGGCATGCATCTGTATTTGCGCATCGCCGATGAGCTGTATCTGAAGCGGCTTATCGTGGGGGGCTTTGAGGGCGTCTACGAAATCGGCAAAGATTTCCGCAACGAAGGCATAAGCCGCTTTCATAACCCCGAATTCACCATGCTTGAGCTGTATGTGGCCTACAAGGACTATCTTTGGATGATGGAGTTGACGGAAGAGCTATTGGAAACCGTTGCGCGGGAGCTGCATGGATCCACCCAGGTGCGTTGGGGTGATCGGATCATCGATTTCCAACGCCCCTGGCGGCGCGTGAGCTTCTTTGACGCCCTGAAAGAGGCCATCGGTTACGACTGCTATGGTTTAAGCCGAGAGGAGCTGGCCGAGCTTGCCCGCTCGCTAGGTGTGTCGGTGGATCCCTCCATGGGGGCGGGCAAGATCCTGGATGACCTCTTCAGCACCTTTGTTGAACCCACATGTATCCAGCCCACGATCGTCATGGACTATCCCCTAGAGCTTAGCCCGCTGGCTAAACGGCACCGATCGAAGCCGGGCTTGGTGGAGCGCTTTGAGGTCCTTTGCAACGGCAAGGAGCTTTGCAACGCTTTCTCCGAGCTCAACGACCCCATAGATCAGCGGGAACGCTTTCTTGAGCAGGCCCGGCTGCGGGCGCAAGGCGACGAAGAAGCCATGGAGCTTGATGAGGACTTTCTGCGCGCCCTCGAATACGGCATGCCCCCCACGGCTGGGCTCGGGATAGGCATTGACCGATTGGCCATGATCATGACCGGACAAGAGTCGATTCGGGACGTGATCCTGTTTCCCCACATGCGACCCCTTGAGTCGTATCGGGGTGCTAGCGCAGCTTTCTCCTCACCCGCACAAGATGGGGCCGATCCGCATGCCGAACACCCCAGATAG
- a CDS encoding ABC transporter ATP-binding protein, whose product MPNTPDSTAKGRWAIEAEGLVKAYGARRAVDGVSLRVASGSCVAILGPNGAGKTTLVRLLYGFLRPDAGEIQYFGQPLEGNQEAIKRWIGVVTQEDTLDPDFTVEENLEVYARYFGLRPRDVRERIEELLERFALRDRRRALPAELSGGLRRRAQIARALVHEPRVLFLDEPTTGLDPQARLNVWELLHGLRKEGLLIVLTTHYMEEAQRLADWIVLLEGGRIVAEGTASELIRAHFMGYILELPDGPEARRALNGRPVRAFLDRLWMEVSPQEAVALLGRFGQSAYVLRPPNLEDVFLKFTGTSLRE is encoded by the coding sequence ATGCCGAACACCCCAGATAGCACGGCAAAGGGCCGTTGGGCCATCGAGGCCGAGGGCCTGGTCAAGGCCTACGGGGCCCGCAGGGCCGTCGACGGGGTGAGCTTGCGCGTAGCGTCGGGTTCTTGTGTGGCCATTTTGGGTCCTAACGGGGCGGGCAAGACGACGCTCGTGCGGCTTCTGTATGGTTTTCTGCGCCCCGATGCGGGCGAGATCCAATATTTTGGTCAGCCTCTAGAGGGAAACCAGGAGGCGATCAAACGCTGGATCGGGGTGGTAACGCAAGAGGACACGCTGGATCCGGACTTCACCGTTGAGGAAAACCTTGAGGTCTACGCCCGTTACTTCGGGTTAAGGCCCCGAGACGTGCGCGAGCGCATCGAGGAGCTGCTGGAGCGCTTCGCGCTTCGAGACAGGCGTCGGGCGCTGCCCGCGGAGCTTTCCGGCGGACTCAGGCGCCGTGCGCAGATCGCTCGCGCCCTGGTGCACGAGCCTCGCGTTTTGTTTCTGGATGAGCCCACGACGGGGCTGGATCCGCAGGCGCGCTTGAACGTCTGGGAGCTCCTGCACGGCCTGCGCAAGGAGGGCCTTCTGATCGTGCTCACCACGCACTACATGGAAGAGGCCCAGCGGCTGGCCGACTGGATCGTGCTCTTGGAAGGGGGCCGAATCGTTGCCGAGGGCACAGCGTCGGAGCTCATCCGGGCGCATTTTATGGGCTATATCTTGGAGCTGCCCGATGGGCCCGAGGCTCGCCGGGCGCTCAACGGGCGGCCCGTGCGCGCTTTCCTGGATAGGCTCTGGATGGAGGTGTCCCCCCAAGAGGCGGTCGCGCTTCTGGGCCGTTTTGGGCAGAGCGCCTACGTGCTTCGTCCGCCTAACCTGGAGGACGTGTTTTTAAAGTTTACCGGAACCTCGTTGCGCGAATAG
- a CDS encoding HAMP domain-containing histidine kinase, whose protein sequence is MRQHPYTWATRLKIGLIVAAVGIAVGSLVYTHRLVLQLEARERADIELWARAVEYQVEALENPFQEEFEQLYAWFARLPRTASIGLDSGRFQRWQEALDYARRQLGARDAEFVVTHIVTANRFQVPALLTDESGRVEFALNVPINPAWSEPRRQAYLQQLRQRMAREHEPIVIRYGNDTLQRAQYIYYGESPTIEALRWFPWVQLLVTALFVLVGYWGFAYVRRAEQSNLWVGMAKETAHQLGTPLMSLQGWLAWLEAQGDPRNAEALKAIREDVTRLERVVRRFSQIGSVPQLRPEPLQPLVERVVAYFRARLPRLGRAVEIRPEVPEGLQALVNAELFEWALENLVRNALDALEGSEGRITIRARAEGRSVILEVTDTGRGIERRYWRAIFRPGFTTKLRGWGLGLSLVRRIIETYHGGAVQVADSRPGFGTTMRIRLPVA, encoded by the coding sequence ATGCGCCAACATCCTTACACGTGGGCGACACGCCTAAAGATCGGGCTCATTGTGGCAGCGGTCGGTATTGCGGTGGGCTCGCTTGTGTATACGCACCGCCTGGTGCTTCAGCTAGAGGCCCGAGAGCGGGCCGATATCGAGCTTTGGGCCCGAGCGGTTGAATACCAAGTGGAGGCCCTCGAGAACCCCTTTCAGGAGGAATTCGAGCAGCTCTACGCCTGGTTTGCGCGCCTACCTCGGACCGCCTCGATCGGGCTCGATAGCGGGCGCTTTCAGCGCTGGCAAGAAGCGCTCGACTACGCCAGACGGCAACTGGGGGCGCGTGATGCGGAGTTCGTCGTCACGCACATCGTGACGGCCAACCGGTTTCAGGTCCCGGCCTTGCTCACGGACGAATCGGGTCGGGTCGAGTTTGCCCTCAACGTTCCCATAAATCCGGCTTGGAGCGAACCCAGGCGACAGGCTTATCTGCAGCAGCTGCGGCAGCGCATGGCGCGCGAACATGAGCCCATCGTAATCCGTTATGGCAACGACACGCTGCAGCGGGCGCAGTACATTTACTACGGGGAGTCGCCCACGATCGAGGCGCTTCGCTGGTTTCCTTGGGTGCAGCTGCTCGTAACGGCCCTGTTTGTGCTCGTCGGATACTGGGGGTTTGCCTACGTGCGCCGAGCCGAGCAAAGCAACCTCTGGGTGGGGATGGCCAAAGAGACCGCTCACCAACTGGGAACTCCGCTTATGAGCCTGCAGGGCTGGCTCGCTTGGCTGGAGGCGCAGGGCGATCCCCGCAACGCAGAGGCGCTAAAAGCCATACGCGAGGACGTAACGCGCTTGGAGCGCGTGGTCAGGCGCTTTTCGCAGATTGGATCCGTCCCTCAACTGCGTCCGGAACCTCTGCAGCCGCTAGTGGAGCGCGTCGTGGCGTATTTCCGGGCCCGCCTGCCAAGGCTGGGCAGAGCAGTGGAGATCCGGCCTGAGGTGCCCGAGGGGCTTCAGGCTCTTGTGAACGCCGAGCTTTTCGAATGGGCCCTGGAAAACCTGGTGCGCAACGCCCTGGACGCCCTTGAAGGCTCCGAGGGTCGCATAACGATTCGGGCTCGGGCCGAGGGCCGGTCCGTGATCCTGGAGGTAACGGACACGGGCAGGGGCATCGAGCGGCGGTACTGGCGCGCCATATTCCGGCCGGGTTTTACCACCAAGCTACGCGGCTGGGGCCTGGGCCTGAGCCTTGTGCGTCGCATCATCGAAACCTATCACGGGGGCGCCGTGCAGGTGGCCGACTCTCGTCCGGGATTCGGCACCACGATGCGCATTCGCCTACCCGTTGCGTAG
- a CDS encoding TerC family protein: MWLEYLWTIVVLAFLEGLLSADNALVLAILVKHLPPEQRLRALTYGLVGAYVFRFLAILFATVLIQIWQFQALGAAYLLYVALRHLLERRAEGPDRLAPAGSGFWGTVVKVELADIAFAIDSILAAVALVQSLPPSSWPPIGGLDGGRFAVVILGGFIGVAAMRLVAGFFIGLLQRFPGLERAAYLIVGWIGIKLAVVALSHPKLAVLPHGLPEETWYKLIFWGVLLALFFGGLLVRPARPLAAVVEEKPLKEQTSSGDSHGS; this comes from the coding sequence ATGTGGCTAGAGTACCTCTGGACGATTGTGGTGCTGGCCTTCCTGGAGGGCCTGCTTTCGGCGGATAATGCACTTGTACTGGCCATTTTGGTCAAGCACCTGCCCCCGGAGCAGCGCCTAAGGGCGCTCACCTATGGGCTGGTGGGGGCCTACGTGTTTCGGTTTTTGGCCATCTTGTTTGCCACCGTGCTCATTCAGATCTGGCAATTTCAGGCTTTGGGGGCGGCCTATCTGTTGTATGTGGCGTTGCGGCATTTGCTCGAAAGGCGGGCCGAAGGTCCGGATCGCCTCGCGCCTGCAGGGTCGGGGTTCTGGGGCACGGTGGTGAAGGTGGAGCTGGCCGATATCGCCTTCGCCATAGATTCGATTCTGGCCGCCGTGGCTTTGGTGCAGAGCTTACCCCCGAGCTCTTGGCCCCCGATAGGAGGGCTCGACGGCGGTCGCTTTGCCGTGGTCATCCTGGGCGGATTCATCGGGGTAGCCGCCATGCGTCTGGTGGCGGGTTTCTTTATCGGGCTACTGCAGCGTTTCCCGGGCCTAGAGCGGGCCGCTTACCTGATCGTGGGCTGGATCGGGATCAAGCTCGCCGTAGTGGCCTTAAGCCACCCCAAGTTGGCCGTTTTGCCCCATGGGTTGCCAGAGGAGACCTGGTATAAGCTCATCTTCTGGGGGGTGTTGCTGGCGCTCTTCTTTGGCGGTTTGCTTGTGCGACCGGCCCGTCCTCTTGCGGCGGTCGTCGAGGAGAAGCCGCTCAAGGAACAGACATCTTCTGGGGATAGCCATGGGTCCTGA
- a CDS encoding sulfite exporter TauE/SafE family protein, translated as MGPETPLLWTAIGAGVGLLGAMLGIGGGLFVSPLLLHHYEHIAKLDSTHVAPLATATSLLSVWATSLSGTLGHARQRNVAFREALSAALSGAITSWTVARFITTQPWYRPEVPRLVLVSLFALLLLRMLFEGRSFRSSDRAFLGWVSPLVGVAAGMLSALVGVGGGVVMVPLWHYWGGMEMRRAAGTSMAAILPISTVALITYAVRGWGLSGLPPHSLGYVDYGTALPLLVGGILGAPLGSRLASRISPIWLRRIFALVALGMIGYLLAS; from the coding sequence ATGGGTCCTGAAACGCCGTTGCTGTGGACGGCCATCGGCGCCGGCGTGGGCCTTCTGGGGGCGATGTTGGGGATAGGCGGTGGACTCTTCGTTAGCCCCCTATTGCTGCATCATTACGAGCACATAGCCAAACTGGATTCCACCCACGTGGCCCCTCTGGCAACGGCCACCTCGCTGCTAAGCGTCTGGGCGACGAGTCTCTCCGGGACCTTGGGGCATGCGCGGCAACGCAACGTCGCTTTCCGAGAGGCGCTGAGCGCGGCTCTAAGCGGAGCCATAACGAGCTGGACGGTAGCGCGTTTTATCACCACCCAGCCCTGGTACAGACCGGAAGTGCCGCGTCTGGTGCTGGTGAGCCTGTTTGCCCTGCTTCTTTTGCGCATGCTCTTTGAAGGCCGCTCGTTCAGATCTTCTGATCGGGCGTTCTTGGGCTGGGTTTCGCCGCTTGTGGGTGTGGCTGCCGGAATGCTTTCGGCTCTGGTTGGCGTGGGCGGGGGCGTGGTCATGGTGCCCTTGTGGCATTACTGGGGCGGTATGGAGATGCGGCGGGCGGCGGGAACTTCCATGGCCGCGATCTTGCCCATCAGCACGGTGGCCTTGATCACATACGCCGTCCGGGGTTGGGGTCTTTCGGGGTTGCCTCCGCACAGCCTGGGCTATGTGGATTACGGAACTGCGCTGCCGTTGTTAGTGGGGGGCATCTTGGGCGCTCCCCTAGGTTCTCGGCTTGCGAGCCGGATTTCCCCCATCTGGTTGCGTCGGATCTTCGCCCTTGTGGCGCTCGGCATGATCGGGTATCTATTGGCCAGCTAG
- the priA gene encoding primosomal protein N', whose protein sequence is MSRSDLYAQIVLPLPPIDWESEEGGLFTYATPPELTARLKPGVRVVVPFGRRRDIGLLAGWCEQPPKGITPKPILDVLDAEPIVSEELLRLTRWVASYYLCSWGEALRAALPGVFEPEQDYRVYPVRKEGEAELPKRLRAILARLHAAQGVHARKLERDGVRFSDLLRLAELGFVRLEGRTRSAEPAPLSETYYELTPKGRAPEALDALKERAPAQARLLEELLAADGPLSASELKGRLRTSRSALQALQAKGLIRADRRPRLRAESAKPDSAPSKITLTEAQRQALSAIEEALRQRRYRTFLLHGVTGSGKTQVYIEAIRWVLRSGGSAIVLVPEIALTPQIVERFCGHLGAEAVVALHSRLSEGERADAYRGIHAGRFRVVIGARSAVFAPVRDLRLIVVDEEHEPSYKQLDPAPRYHARDVAVQRAAFSGAVCVLGSATPSLEAYQNARTGKFLLLRMPERIHEAQLPEVRLIDLTRHPCKGSLSAPLERALQERLRRGEQVILLQNRRGYAPVLECQDCGWTPMCAFCAVTLTYHKSARQVRCHYCGHAERAPDCCPRCQGVRFMPIGVGTQRVEEDLRARFPEARVIRMDLDTTAQKGAHARLLRRFAKREADVLLGTQMVAKGLDFPYVTLVGVINADISLRLPDFRSAERTFQLIAQVAGRAGRKHLPGEVIVQTRNPEHYSLRMAAHHDYEGFFAHELAQRRALGYPPCGRLILLEFRHGREERAREAAVWFADRIRAAQTGALVLGPEAALIRLVKRTYRFQVLLKFSPAARSRLLAPLRQALKALQEQYPAVRCVVEVDPLGTL, encoded by the coding sequence GTGAGTCGCTCGGACTTATACGCGCAGATCGTCCTGCCGCTACCCCCCATCGACTGGGAATCGGAGGAGGGGGGTCTTTTCACGTACGCGACGCCTCCGGAGCTTACGGCCCGTCTAAAGCCCGGCGTACGGGTTGTCGTGCCCTTTGGCCGTCGGCGCGATATCGGGCTTCTAGCCGGATGGTGCGAACAGCCGCCAAAGGGCATAACGCCTAAGCCGATCTTGGATGTGCTGGATGCCGAGCCCATCGTCTCCGAGGAGCTGCTGCGGCTTACACGTTGGGTGGCCTCCTATTACCTGTGCTCTTGGGGAGAAGCGCTCCGAGCCGCCCTGCCCGGAGTATTTGAGCCGGAGCAGGATTATCGGGTTTACCCTGTTCGGAAGGAGGGCGAAGCGGAGCTACCCAAACGGCTTCGGGCGATCCTGGCGCGTCTGCACGCCGCGCAGGGAGTGCATGCAAGAAAGCTAGAACGAGACGGCGTGCGGTTTTCGGATCTGTTGCGCCTTGCCGAGCTCGGGTTTGTGCGCCTGGAGGGGCGCACCCGATCCGCGGAGCCCGCCCCTTTGTCGGAAACTTACTACGAGCTCACCCCGAAGGGACGCGCCCCCGAAGCGCTGGATGCACTCAAAGAGCGGGCGCCAGCGCAGGCACGCTTGCTAGAAGAGCTACTTGCCGCAGACGGACCCTTGTCCGCCTCGGAACTTAAAGGCCGACTCCGCACGTCGCGCTCAGCCCTGCAGGCTCTACAGGCAAAGGGTCTTATCCGGGCCGACAGACGCCCTCGGCTGCGCGCCGAGTCGGCGAAGCCCGATTCGGCCCCGTCGAAGATCACGTTGACCGAAGCGCAACGCCAAGCGCTTTCGGCCATCGAAGAGGCCCTTCGGCAGCGGCGCTACCGGACGTTTCTGCTGCATGGGGTAACGGGAAGCGGCAAAACTCAGGTCTACATCGAGGCCATTCGCTGGGTGCTGCGATCGGGGGGATCGGCCATCGTGTTAGTGCCGGAGATTGCTCTTACGCCGCAAATCGTAGAGCGCTTCTGCGGCCACCTGGGCGCCGAGGCGGTCGTGGCCTTGCACAGCCGGCTTTCCGAAGGCGAACGGGCCGACGCGTACCGGGGAATCCACGCTGGGCGCTTTCGCGTGGTCATCGGCGCCCGATCGGCCGTTTTCGCCCCCGTTCGGGATTTGCGCCTGATTGTGGTCGACGAGGAACACGAGCCCAGCTATAAACAGCTGGATCCTGCCCCTCGCTACCATGCGCGCGACGTGGCCGTGCAGCGCGCCGCTTTCTCGGGGGCCGTTTGCGTGTTGGGCTCTGCCACGCCCTCGCTCGAGGCGTATCAGAACGCGCGCACGGGCAAGTTCCTGCTGCTCAGGATGCCCGAGCGCATTCACGAGGCCCAGCTGCCTGAGGTGCGTCTGATTGACCTTACGCGCCATCCTTGCAAAGGAAGCCTATCGGCCCCTCTAGAGCGGGCCCTACAGGAGCGCTTGCGTCGAGGGGAGCAGGTTATCCTATTGCAAAACCGCAGAGGTTATGCGCCCGTCTTGGAGTGCCAGGACTGCGGATGGACCCCGATGTGCGCCTTCTGCGCGGTGACGCTCACCTATCACAAAAGCGCTCGCCAAGTGCGTTGCCACTATTGCGGTCACGCGGAGAGGGCCCCGGACTGCTGTCCGCGGTGCCAAGGGGTGCGCTTTATGCCTATAGGCGTCGGCACGCAGCGGGTCGAGGAGGACCTCCGGGCGCGGTTTCCGGAGGCGCGGGTGATCCGCATGGATCTGGACACCACAGCCCAGAAGGGCGCGCACGCCCGGCTGCTGCGCCGCTTCGCTAAGCGGGAAGCTGACGTGCTGCTGGGCACTCAGATGGTGGCTAAGGGGTTGGATTTTCCCTATGTGACGCTCGTCGGGGTGATCAACGCGGACATAAGCCTGCGGCTGCCGGATTTCCGATCCGCAGAGCGAACCTTTCAGCTGATCGCGCAGGTGGCCGGCCGCGCAGGACGCAAGCACCTACCCGGGGAGGTGATCGTGCAGACCCGAAACCCGGAACATTACAGCCTGCGCATGGCGGCCCACCACGATTACGAGGGCTTTTTCGCGCACGAGTTAGCCCAGCGCCGCGCTTTGGGCTATCCTCCCTGTGGGCGCCTGATCCTGTTGGAATTTCGCCATGGCCGAGAGGAGCGCGCCCGAGAGGCTGCCGTCTGGTTTGCCGACAGGATACGCGCCGCCCAAACGGGCGCGCTCGTGCTCGGACCGGAGGCGGCGCTCATCCGGCTTGTCAAGCGAACGTATCGGTTTCAGGTGCTGCTCAAATTCAGTCCCGCAGCACGCTCCCGCCTTCTGGCCCCGCTCCGTCAGGCCCTGAAAGCGCTTCAGGAGCAGTATCCTGCGGTGCGCTGCGTAGTAGAGGTGGACCCTTTGGGAACGCTCTAG